Proteins encoded within one genomic window of Triticum aestivum cultivar Chinese Spring chromosome 2D, IWGSC CS RefSeq v2.1, whole genome shotgun sequence:
- the LOC123054708 gene encoding importin subunit beta-1 produces MDESIDMSDALAHASNPDDNIRSIGEGMLKRLHNLDLPNFLLRLSSELLREGSPEESRVLAAITLKNSLDSKDPALKDAHEDLLSLKWLNLHPSIRSEIKTNLLMTLESDSTQSHSRRPSSKVIAKVIARVACMEIPRNQWLDLVGKLVDNMASSSSSLKQATLEVLEYIFEEKIPKVLKGNQVDDVMACVINALKNQVLSSEVHLAALKVLLNILELAKFKGHAWRNSIVAVCDVAVVTVCDVAGGRGESGAEIKEAAFECLVAMASTCHTKLEPYKEIMLSLTSQALEGDVESVKVQCIKLWMTICQEEINWEEEEEEEEGEEEEEEEEEEEEEEEEGASSFIDTLCSFVPLLLRTYLKEEGDLKQEDIWKQEDEGDGDISMTAEQEEEGDGDISMTAEQEEEGDENVEQEEDETLQGISMTCLGLAARIMKGGIVPLVMHFVVENMNGPHKVAALSPLGFILEGPSVKQLAPVVDLLLTMMEDGEEGVRGKAAWSLGRLFELVGANRIMRNKVVTLDGIMRVLIEGSKDVPQVSTEVHGALCFLARSYGDDAKSKSNLSQLSPFVPPVIDALICASDLARDTPYRLLACPYKALSEIVRVSHVQDLQVCRALIGLMSHIMRRLNTVLHGHGAISSLKRKNQLEVLLCGLLNVLIHKLGSSKNFTLKWSAKCVLLLLCPLLTRDSTSARDGAALAIGALAHAIGGDFGQHMPMLLQYFSVKRLFPVYLEVMCDICQVLRKKGKKEEVVPSFDHIMDVLCEGMTEVTLQPPILSSIGQIALALALGEKFEKYLPLVMEKLLVVEKLTQVKSEEQDEDHSTKVREGIFEAYYGIIGGITDPRSGFKVGLALLDFSEQERKRRDRDGRTLTAGVHALSQLPPRVEVWSEGFIRLMQEASIYGRVQVTEGQQKASIYGRVQVTEGQQSGGLR; encoded by the exons ATGGATGAATCAATTGATATGAGTGATGCTCTGGCACATGCTTCCAACCCAGATGACAACATAAGGTCAATAGGAGAAGGCATGCTAAAGCGGCTCCATAATCTTGATCTTCCCAACTTCCTCCTACGACTATCATCTGAGCTCTTGAGGGAGGGGAGTCCAGAAGAGTCTAGGGTACTTGCTGCCATCACCCTTAAGAACTCATTGGACTCAAAGGATCCTGCACTCAAGGATGCGCACGAGGATCTactttctctaaaatggctcaacCTCCATCCCTCAATCCGATCCGAGATTAAAACGAACTTGCTCATGACACTAGAATCTGATTCAACGCAATCTCATTCAAGGCGCCCCTCATCAAAAGTTATTGCAAAAGTTATTGCTAGAGTTGCATGCATGGAGATACCCCGGAATCAATGGCTGGACCTTGTTGGTAAATTAGTGGACAACATGGCAAGTTCATCTTCTTCCCTGAAGCAAGCAACTCTAGAGGTGCTGGAGTATATCTTCGAGGAGAAGATCCCTAAAGTTCTTAAGGGGAATCAAGTGGATGATGTTATGGCTTGTGTCATCAATGCATTGAAGAACCAAGTTCTAAGTTCTGAAGTCCATCTGGCAGCCCTTAAAGTTCTACTCAACATTCTTGAGTTAGCTAAGTTTAAAGGTCATGCTTGGAGAAATTCTATAGTGGCAGTTTGTGATGTGGCAGTAGTGACTGTTTGTGATGTGGCAGGAGGCCGGGGTGAATCTGGAGCGGAGATCAAAGAGGCGGCATTTGAGTGCCTTGTTGCAATGGCATCCACTTGTCATACCAAATTAGAACCATACAAGGAAATCATGTTGAGTCTTACATCCCAAGCTTTGGAAGGAGATGTGGAATCAGTTAAAGTCCAATGTATTAAGTTGTGGATGACTATTTGCCAAGAAGAGATTAattgggaagaggaggaggaggaggaagaaggagaagaagaagaagaagaagaagaagaagaagaagaagaagaagaagaaggggcatCTAGCTTTATTGATACTCTCTGTTCATTTGTTCCACTTCTCCTACGCACTTACTTAAAAGAAGAGGGAGATTTAAAACAAGAGGACATTTGGAAACAGGAAGATGAGGGAGATGGAGACATTTCCATGACTGCGGAACAAGAAGAAGAGGGAGATGGAGACATTTCCATGACTGCGGAACAAGAAGAAGAGGGAGATGAAAATGTGGAACAAGAGGAAGATGAGACTCTACAAGGCATTTCCATGACATGCCTAGGCCTTGCAGCTCGAATTATGAAGGGTGGAATTGTCCCCCTTGTGATGCATTTTGTTGTGGAAAACATGAATGGGCCACATAAGGTAGCAGCATTGTCTCCATTAGGTTTTATCCTTGAAGGTCCCTCTGTCAAGCAACTTGCTCCTGTGGTTGATTTATTGCTTACCATGATGGAAGATGGGGAGGAAGGTGTAAGAGGCAAGGCTGCATGGAGTCTTGGGCGGCTGTTTGAGCTTGTTGGTGCAAATAGAATTATGAGAAATAAAGTGGTGACCCTGGATGGGATCATGAGGGTCTTGATAGAGGGGAGCAAAGATGTCCCTCAAGTGTCCACTGAAGTGCATGGAGCTCTATGTTTTCTTGCAAGAAGTTATGGAGATGATGCAAAGTCAAAGTCAAACTTATCTCAGCTTTCACCTTTTGTTCCGCCTGTTATTGATGCTCTCATTTGTGCTTCAGATCTGGCTAGGGATACTCCTTATAGGCTTCTTGCATGTCCTTATAAAGCATTGAGTGAGATTGTAAGAGTCAGTCACGTTCAAGACTTGCAAGTCTGTCGGGCACTTATAGGTTTGATGTCTCATATCATGAGAAGATTGAACACTGTGCTTCATGGTCATGGTGCAATTTCATCTCTTAAGAGGAAGAACCAACTTGAGGTCTTGCTGTGTGGTCTACTTAATGTCTTAATCCACAAGCTTGGAAGCAGCAAAAATTTTACACTTAAGTGGTCTGCTAAATGTGTGTTGCTGTTATTGTGCCCTCTGTTGACCCGTGACAGTACTAGTGCACGTGATGGAGCAGCCCTTGCCATTGGTGCTCTTGCTCATGCCATTGGTGGTGATTTTGGACAACACATGCCTATGCTGCTACAATATTTTAGTGTGAAGCGACTCTTTCCAGTTTATCTAGAAGTGATGTGTGATATTTGCCAAGTCTTgagaaaaaaggggaaaaaggaaGAAGTGGTGCCATCCTTTGATCATATTATGGATGTTCTGTGCGAAGGTATGACAGAAGTGACACTTCAGCCTCCAATTCTATCAAGCATTGGACagattgctcttgctcttgctcttggtgAGAAATTTGAGAAATACCTGCCTCTAGTTATGGAAAAGCTTCTAGTTGTGGAAAAGCTTACTCAGGTCAAGTCAGAGGAACAGGATGAGGATCATAGTACCAAAGTTAGGGAGGGAATATTTGAGGCCTACTATGGCATAATAGGGGGTATAACTGACCCAAGGTCTGGATTCAAGGTAGGATTGGCTCTACTTGACTTCAGTGAACAGGAGAGGAAGAGAAG gGACAGGGACGGAAGGACCTTGACAGCAGGAGTTCATGCCTTGTCTCAGCTTCCTCCTAGAGTGGAGGTTTGGTCAGAGGGGTTTATTCGATTGATGCAGGAAGCAAGTATTTATGGTCGAGTGCAGGTAACAGAAGGACAGCAGAAAGCAAGTATTTATGGTCGAGTGCAGGTAACAGAAGGACAGCAGAGTGGGGGCTTGAGGTAG